A region from the Halichondria panicea chromosome 11, odHalPani1.1, whole genome shotgun sequence genome encodes:
- the LOC135343514 gene encoding tropomodulin-2-like has product MADFDDIELSGLTAAQLEELSELIDPDNEMLPAADRMPVHTKKKATGPFDRSHLLDHLKTQATNSTIGEDYVPFTKKQTQSKPVEKRPAKVKKKTEFDDMLEVLDPDDLAELAAELGIHGLVDQAMSRGDEQPIAAVQCGLSKPGSGYSYQSSPQQHFEDLSEEVDVEDAITRLTRNDRGLTELNLNNHTKLDSDLIEELIVALTDNIHLERLQMANIRFSEDHAFTLAEVLKVNSTLMILNLESNRITRKGIKAIFKALSENTETGLKELRLTNQYFSGGAGAEGEIARYLDKNRALTKLGYNFTVASFRTKVDAFIMRNIDYARKKRASGN; this is encoded by the exons ATGGCTGATTTCGATGACATTGAACTATCTGGTCTCACGGCCGCTCAGCTAGAGGAGCTGTCAGAGCTTATAGACCCTGAT AACGAGATGCTCCCAGCTGCGGACCGTATGCCTGTCCACACTAAGAAGAAGGCCACAGGTCCATTCGACAGAAGTCACCTTCTAGACCACCTCAAGACCCAGGCAACCAACTCTACTATTGGGGAGGACTATGTTCCCTTCACTAAGAAGCAGACACAG agtaagCCTGTGGAGAAGAGACCTGCTAAAGTGAAGAAGAAGACAGAATTTGATGACATGCTGGAAGTGTTAGACCCTGATGATCTGGCCGAGCTGGCAG cCGAGCTTGGTATCCACGGTCTGGTGGATCAGGCCATGAGCAGAGGAGACGAGCAGCCGATAGCAGCTGTCCAGTGTGGTCTAAGCAAACCAGGCAGTGGCTACAGCTACCAATCATCTC CTCAGCAACACTTTGAGGATCTCAGTGAAGAAGTGGATGTAGAGGATGCTATTACACGATTGACG aggaacGACCGTGGACTTACTGAGCTCAACCTGAATAACCACACCAAGCTGGACTCTGACCTCATTGAGGAGCTCATTGTAGCGCTCACAGATAACATTCATTTGGAGAGACTGCAAATGGCAAATATTCGATTCTCCGAAGACCACGCATTC ACCCTAGCGGAGGTTCTGAAGGTCAACAGCACTCTGATGATACTTAATCTGGAATCAAATAGAATCACACGGAAAGGCATCAAG GCCATTTTCAAAGCTCTCTCTGAGAACACTGAGACGGGTCTGAAAGAATTGAGACTAACCAATCAG TATTTTTCAGGGGGCGCAGGGGCAGAGGGAGAGATTGCTCGCTACCTGGACAAGAACAGGGCACTCACTAAGCTCGGCTACAACTTCACAGTGGCCTCGTTTAGAACAAAGGTGGACGCCTTCATCATGAGGAACATTGACTATG CTCGGAAGAAGCGAGCCAGTGGCAATTAA
- the LOC135343517 gene encoding bcl-2 homologous antagonist/killer-like, with translation MAQQRVVSIHSDPKEKVEMHETEAVFYEYVFGRAREDNALNSEECSTFEEAHQIQTTSVVRETGSSPAAIVGRRLAELGDQIDAQYQEDMQEIVQLAGSPDSAFAMFHDVVKHLFEWDEQGGAQINLGRIAALLGYCYNLCKTFISQNVAAGSLVSFIAMVATWLFKFLIKAKFYDWLEKQGGWSQLVAAAIPDPFGGGKNVFLVIGLASLALWAFSYFRGN, from the exons ATGGCTCAACAGAGGGTAGTATCTATACACTCGGATCCCAAGGAGAAGGTGGAGATGCACGAAACAGAGGCCGTCTTCTATGAGTATGTGTTTGGTAGAGCCAGGGAGGACAATGCACTTAATTCTGAAGAGTGTAGCACCTTCGAGGAGGCCCATCAGATACAGACCACCAGTGTTGTACGTGAGACTGGGTCCTCACCAGCTGCCATCGTGGGCAGGAGACTGGCAGAACTTG gagacCAGATCGATGCTCAGTACCAGGAGGACATGCAGGAGATAGTTCAGCTGGCTGGATCACCTGACTCAGCCTTTGCAATGTTCCATGATGTTGTTAAGCACTTGTTTGAGTGGGACGAGCAAGGAggag CTCAAATCAACCTCGGGAGAATAGCCGCTCTACTGGGTTATTGTTACAACCTGTGCAAGACCTTCATATCACAGAATGTAGCAGCTGGCAGTCTTGTATCATTTATTGCCATGGTTGCAACGTGGCTCTTCAAGTTTCTCATTAAAGCCAAATTCTACGACTGGCTTGAGAAGCAAGGAGGTTGG AGTCAGCTGGTAGCTGCTGCTATTCCCGATCCCTTTGGTGGTGGAAAGAACGTGTTCCTAGTTATCGGACTTGCCTCTTTAGCTTTATGGGCATTCTCCTATTTTAGAGGAAACTAA
- the LOC135343509 gene encoding protein disulfide-isomerase A4-like: protein MGISRLIPALWLFSLMLTASLCEEVSTEEEVAADEVEESTEFVIELGEDDFDSTIESHPLILVEFYAPWCGHCKSLAPEYERAAEVLAGINIPLAKVDATAHSSLGSRFGVSGYPTLKVFHDGVAYDYEGPRSATGIVQYMQNENRADWAPPPEPVLVLTTDNFTETIDNSPLILVEFYAPWCGHCKRLEPEYKKAAADLQSSDIPLAKVDATAEPELAKQFEVEGYPMLFMFREGVKYPYGGPRERQGIVKYMLEQSKPPSAEITSTKELTSILKADNPPVVLLCAEEMVESYYELANSGRESFLIFKHSSSEALCSDVGLELGTAGIIIPYFYRSKDEPWLIPIDLTEADFPSVLKAARPLVAIRTKPTIAWYSDYPILVAYLEIDTSKDGVKDFQFWRDRLLTVARQYPQLTVAMSNEKEYEKELAEMGIADRGDDVSMVMWAGPKEKYLKNEEEDFNDFIEDYLAGELKPFIRSQPKPKKDKGPVVTVVGSTFQDIVLDSSKHVLIEFYAPWCGHCKKLEPEYKDLGKKFKKNKDVVIAKFDATANDAPPDFEYTGFPTIFFVGTGNEVVLYEGERDTKTMASFIKKQLKSKKDEL, encoded by the exons ATGGGGATATCTCGACTGATTCCAGCTCTGTGGCTCTTCTCCCTGATGCTAACAGCCTCCCTCTGTGAGGAGGTATCCACAGAAGAGGAGGTTGCAGCTGATGAGGTCGAGGAGAGCACTGAGTTTGTGATTGAGCTTGGAGAAGATGATTTTGACTCCACCATCGAAAGCCACCCTCTCATTCTGGTGGAGTTCTATGCACCCTG GTGTGGTCACTGTAAGAGCCTTGCTCCGGAGTACGAGAGAGCTGCTGAAGTGTTAGCAGGTATCAACATTCCCCTGGCCAAGGTGGACGCCACTGCTCACTCTAGTCTGGGCAGTAGGTTCGGAGTGAGCGGCTATCCTACTCTTAAAGTGTTTCATGACGGGGTTGCCTATGACTACGAAGGACCTCGCTCAGCTACAG GCATAGTGCAGTACATGCAAAATGAGAACCGTGCCGACTGGGCCCCACCCCCTGAGCCCGTACTGGTCCTAACAACTGACAACTTTACCGAGACTATTGACAATTCCCCCCTAATCTTGGTGGAGTTTTATGCCCCCTGGTGTGGACACTGCAAACGTCTCGAACCAGAATATAAAAAGGCGGCTGCGGATCTTCAATCCAGTGATATACCGCTTGCCAAGGTGGATGCTACAGCTGAGCCTGAGCTAGCTAAGCAGTTCGAAGTGGAGGGATACCCAATGCTGTTCATGTTTAGAGAGGGAGTGAAGTATCCGTATGGGGGACCCAGAGAGAGACAAG GAATTGTGAAGTACATGCTTGAGCAGAGCAAACCTCCCAGTGCTGAGATAACCTCAACGAAGGAACTAACAAGTATTCTTAAAGCGGACAATCCTCCGGTAGTGTTACTGTGTGCCGAGGAGATGGTGGAGAGCTACTATGAGTTGGCTAATTCTGGGAGGGAGTCATTTCTGATCTTCAAGCATTCATCTTCTGAGGCTCTCTGTTCTGATGTTGGTTTGGAACTAGGGACAGCAGGAATAATAATACCATACTT ttaCCGTTCCAAAGATGAGCCGTGGCTGATCCCGATTGACCTCACAGAGGCTGACTTCCCGTCAGTGCTTAAGGCAGCCCGACCGCTGGTGGCCATTAGGACCAAACCCACCATAGCTTGGTACTCCGACTACCCTATCCTGGTCGCTTATCTGGAAATTGACACATCAAAAGATGGAGTGAAAG ATTTCCAGTTTTGGCGTGATCGTCTGCTCACGGTAGCTCGGCAGTACCCACAGCTGACGGTTGCTATGAGCAACGAGAAGGAGTACGAAAAAGAGCTGGCAGAGATGGGTATCGCAGACAGGGGAGACGATGTTTCCATGGTCATGTGGGCGGGGCCCAAAGAGAAATATTTGAAGAATGAGGAAGAGGATTTCAACGACTTTATTGAG GATTACTTAGCTGGAGAGTTGAAGCCGTTCATACGCTCCCAACCTAAACCCAAGAAGGACAAAGGTCCGGTGGTGACTGTGGTGGGCTCCACGTTCCAAGATATCGTACTAGACTCCTCCAAACACGTTCTCATTGAGTTCTACGCCCCATGGTGTGGTCACTGCAAGAAACTGGAGCCTGAATACAAGGACCTGGGCAAGAAGTTTAAGAAGAATAAAGATGTTGTGATTGCCAAATTTGATGCAACTGCAAACGATGCTCCGCCTGATTTCGAGTATACTGGATTCCCAACTATTTTCTTCGTAGGTACTGGCAATGAGGTGGTCCTGTACGAGGGTGAGAGAGATACGAAGACAATGGCCTCCTTTATTAAGAAGCAGCTCAAGAGTAAGAAAGATGAACTATGA
- the LOC135343518 gene encoding protein disulfide-isomerase A4-like: protein MATERIGNIEDFQFWRDRLLTVARQYPQLTVAMSNEKEYEKELAEMGIADRGDDVSMVMWAGPKEKYLKNEEEDFNDFIEDYLAGELKPFIRSQPKPKKDKGPVVTVVGSTFQDIVLDSSKHVLIEFYAPWCGHCKKLEPEYKDLGKKFKKNKEVVIAKFDATANDAPPDFEYTGFPTIFFVGTGNEVVLYEGERDTKTMASFIKKQLKIKKDEL from the exons atggcgactgaaAGAATCGGGAATATAGAGG ATTTCCAGTTTTGGCGTGATCGTCTGCTCACGGTAGCTCGGCAGTACCCACAGCTGACGGTTGCTATGAGCAACGAGAAGGAGTACGAAAAAGAGCTGGCAGAGATGGGTATCGCAGACAGGGGAGACGATGTTTCCATGGTCATGTGGGCGGGGCCCAAAGAGAAATATTTGAAGAATGAGGAAGAGGATTTCAACGACTTTATTGAG GATTACTTAGCTGGAGAGTTGAAGCCTTTCATACGCTCCCAACCTAAACCCAAGAAGGACAAAGGTCCGGTGGTGACTGTGGTGGGCTCCACGTTCCAAGATATCGTACTAGACTCCTCCAAACACGTTCTCATTGAATTCTACGCCCCATGGTGCGGTCACTGCAAGAAACTGGAGCCTGAATACAAGGACCTGGGCAAGAAGTTTAAGAAGAATAAAGAGGTCGTGATTGCAAAATTCGATGCAACTGCAAACGATGCTCCGCCTGATTTCGAGTATACTGGATTCCCGACTATTTTCTTCGTAGGTACTGGCAATGAGGTGGTCCTGTACGAGGGTGAGAGGGATACGAAGACAATGGCCTCCTTCATCAAGAAGCAGCTCAAGATAAAGAAAGATGAACTATGA
- the LOC135343519 gene encoding uncharacterized protein LOC135343519, with translation MAQQPTGSSSEPQDPEFEHTTALLREYVFGRAKVDNDLNSQEFKTFMEARQIQSDGVPQTRVSPSPAFIGKILGGMGGDIDARYQKTIQTLAQWSGPPEQALKTFKEVAKTTFSDGHGGVKITPGRIVVMLNYCYHLCKTYTSQNVAAASLISFITIVATWLCKSFLEAKVFDWLWKQGGWSKLVAISGKNMLLFIGLGSLAIWALAYFTGN, from the exons ATGGCCCAACAACCCACAGGCTCGAGCTCAGAGCCCCAGGATCCGGAGTTTGAACACACAACGGCTTTACTCAGGGAGTATGTATTTGGAAGAGCCAAAGTAGACAATGACCTCAACTCTCAAGAGTTTAAAACCTTCATGGAGGCCCGTCAGATACAGAGTGACGGTGTACCTCAGACGAGAGTCTCACCATCACCGGCCTTTATAGGAAAGATTTTGGGTGGAATGG GAGGTGATATTGATGCTCGGTACCAGAAGACCATACAGACGCTAGCACAGTGGTCAGGGCCACCTGAACAAGCCTTAAAAACATTTAAGGAAGTCGCTAAAACAACATTTTCGGATGGACATGGAGGAG TTAAAATCACCCCCGGGCGAATAGTAGTAATGTTGAATTACTGTTACCACCTCTGCAAGACTTACACATCGCAGAATGTGGCAGCTGCCAGTCTCATCTCGTTTATCACCATAGTTGCAACGTGGCTCTGTAAGTCCTTCCTTGAGGCAAAAGTTTTTGATTGGCTTTGGAAGCAAGGAGGATGG AGTAAACTGGTGGCTATTTCTGGAAAGAACATGTTACTCTTCATCGGACTTGGCTCATTAGCTATATGGGCGCTCGCTTATTTCACAGGAAACTAA